From the genome of Biomphalaria glabrata chromosome 1, xgBioGlab47.1, whole genome shotgun sequence, one region includes:
- the LOC106073448 gene encoding uncharacterized protein LOC106073448, with protein MPHNVRGETCGQADLMTIDKVCEQCWNLGKDVSILDVSAGSGRIACEFIKRGFVHLDALEACEENINALRQKALYDRYFQCDESYKEFPIADCVYDVVVYVQVSRDKKITNGTVRQLARVAKHGGLVVMCLNRNLSSEEQDINLETIMMELQTDNVWECLSRHVIDETTSKTDILYTFRKV; from the exons ATGCCCCATAATGTGCGAGGCGAGACATGTGGACAAGCTGACCTTATGACCATAGACAAAGTATGTGAGCAGTGTTGGAATTTAGGCAAAGATGTCTCCATTTTGGATGTCAGTGCCGGAAGTGGCAGGATAGCTTGCGAG TTTATAAAGAGAGGCTTTGTCCATCTTGACGCCTTAGAGGCATGTGAGGAAAATATCAACGCCTTGAGACAGAAGGCTCTTTATGATCGATACTTCCAGTGTGATGAGTCATACAAGGAGTTTCCTATAGCCGACT GTGTCTATGATGTGGTGGTGTATGTTCAAGTGTCACGTGACAAGAAGATAACCAATGGAACAGTGAGACAGCTGGCGAGGGTCGCTAAGCATG GTGGTCTAGTGGTAATGTGTTTGAATCGTAACCTTAGCAGTGAAGAGCAAGATATCAACTTAGAAACGATAATGATGGAATTACAG ACTGACAACGTGTGGGAGTGTCTTTCACGTCACGTGATAGATGAAACCACTTCAAAGACAGACATTTTATATACTTTTAGAAAGGTGTGA